DNA from Ovis aries strain OAR_USU_Benz2616 breed Rambouillet chromosome 15, ARS-UI_Ramb_v3.0, whole genome shotgun sequence:
CTAATTACATAGAaaattaaagtgttttttaaaattagattattcAATTGGGATTTATTATTGCTTATacgaccagtcctgggtgttcattggaagaactgatgctaaagctgaagctccagtactttggccacctcatgtgaagagttgcctcactggaaaagaccctgatgctgggagggattgggggcaggaggagaaggggatgacagaggatgagatgactggatggcatcactgacttgatgcacatgagtttgggtgaactctgggagttggtgatggacagggaggcctggcgtgctgtgattcatggtgtcacaaagagttggatacgactgagcgactgaactgaactgatacttacattatatgtatatataaatatgtttatataaacatACGTATGTTATATTCTAAAGTGAATATCCAATTGTTCTATATCTTTTAGAAGTGATACACTTCAGATGCCACATTtgtcaaatataaaattttcatacATACAGAAAATGTTTCTGTTCTATAACATGTTTATTTGTCAAATGCTTTATGCCAGTTCAGTATATACAATATCAGTAAGGaaggaaaattttattatatattttatgtctgGTTGGGTATGTTTCTTCTActccctcatttttcttttccacatcTCATTTTCTACTATAAAATTATGaatctagaagaaattaaaaataagtttattaaatTCCATTACAAAAATCTTCTGTGAATTTGGTTGGAATTTCAACGAATTTATGGATGAATTTCGATGAAATGAACATCTTTACAAGATTATGTTCCAAgtaagtcggacacaacttagcgactgactGAATTGATGCATAAAATTAATCTGCTTATTCacttattcaaatataatatttcaTGGTTTTCTTCACATAAGTCTTTGAATGTTTCTTAACTGCGCACTGTTAAGTTTAGCAACTGTGAAGggattctttttttaactaaaatttctACTTATTTTTCACTTACTCAGCTTACTAAGTTTGCTTTGGATccctttgcattttttaaagatgtacaATTAGAGATCTGCAAATAATCTTTATCAGTTTTCTCAATAATTTTCCTTGAATTCTCTCTGTTGTCCTTTAGGCATGGCACctcaaaatgctttaaaatatgttcaaatatGCCTGTTATTTGTGTGCCTATAAATacgagtttgagttaactctgggagttggtgactggcagggaggcctggtgtgctgcagtccatggggtcacaaatagtcagacactacttagtaaCTTAACTGAATTGATAAATAGCTCTGCCATAGTGGATGAGCTCTAAAACCCTTAAAATGGAGAAAGTCTGTGGATTTATCTTCAAGGAGTGGAGAGAACTGGGCTAAACCTTAACCTTCTCTACAACCAGTTTTTCAGTAAGAAAGGAACATAATTGCAGGATATAGAAAGGATGACAAAGGCTTAGATGAGCCAGTTTGAAAATTTCTGAGTCCTTGTTTCATCATCTGTATTTGGGGGATAATAATAATTAACTCATGGAATTAAGAtttaaaattaaaggataaagaaACAATAATGACTAGTCCCAAGAGAGTGCCTGACACATGATAATTAGTGTTATTCTTGCCAAAAGGCTTTgtgcaaagagagagaaaagagtgtTGAGGACAGAATAGGGCATATTTAAAGGACACCACAGAGTACAATGACCAAAGAGGCAGCTATTTTTACTGATGCACCTCAGCGTCTTCTTCACGTTGAGAACAAATGACAGATGAATTTGTTTAAGGGCCGGGATTACAAACAACAATATCTTCCTTTAACTTCCCTTTCCTGGCTTCAGAGCACTTGTTTAGGATTACTTTgtaaatataaagacaaaaatttgCCTTCACAAATGTTGTCAGTTTGCAGCATAAAAATCTAACTGGTTTAAAGCAACTGGAGTATGTTTGTTTCCCAAATTTGTGTACAAGAAAGGATGCACTGTGAGCAGCTCTTAAAATCTTCTCAGAACTATGTGTAGCCCAGCCGAGGCTTGGTCACATAGTATATTCAAGATGATTGCTGGCTCTCTAGTTCTACTGAAAGATTCAAGGGCAGAGAAAATCAGAAATGGATTTCAATTGTCAGAACTACCAAGCAAAAAGAGAACTCTTTCTTGTAACCTATGGAAGCAGATAAGAGTTGGAAGTCAATGGCCCAGTTTTGTATATTGATTGATAAAATACTTGTTACTCATATAGTTTTTAACTGATCGAtatgtgtctgcttttttttcttggtgctgacctataaagaatattaaatattcatgGGAGAAGGAAACCAAACATATGTGACTGAATTTGTCTTCCTGGGCCTTTCACAGGATCCACACACGCAAGTCctgctcttcttcctttttctgatcATCTACCTGCTGACTGTGCTGGGAAATCTGCTTATTGTTGTGCTCATTCACATAGATTCCAGGCTCCATAcacccatgtactttttccttaGAAACTTGTCCTTTGctgatctttgtttttctactACTACAGTTCCCCAGGTGCTAGTCCACTTCCTGGTAAAAAGGAAAACCATTTCCTTTGCTGGATGCTCAACACAGATAGCTGTTTTACTTCTGGTTGGGTGCACTGAGTGTGCACTGCTGGCGGTGATGTCCTATGACCGGTATGTAGCTGTCTGCAAGCCCCTACGCTACACCACCATCATGACACATTGGGTATGTGCCCAGCTGGCGATAGGATCCTGGGCCAGTGGAGCATTTGTGTCTCTGGTGGACACCACATTCACGTTGTGTCTGCCCTACCGAGGGAACAATATCATTAACCATTTTTTTTGTGAACCTCCTGCCCTCCTGAAGCTGGCTTCTGCA
Protein-coding regions in this window:
- the LOC101114807 gene encoding olfactory receptor 2D3-like gives rise to the protein MGEGNQTYVTEFVFLGLSQDPHTQVLLFFLFLIIYLLTVLGNLLIVVLIHIDSRLHTPMYFFLRNLSFADLCFSTTTVPQVLVHFLVKRKTISFAGCSTQIAVLLLVGCTECALLAVMSYDRYVAVCKPLRYTTIMTHWVCAQLAIGSWASGAFVSLVDTTFTLCLPYRGNNIINHFFCEPPALLKLASADTYRTEMAIFAMGVAILLAPVSLILVSYWNIISTVIQMQSGEGRLKAFSTCGSHLTVVVLFYGSAIFAYMRPNSKIMNERDKVISVFYSAVTPMLNPIIYSLRNKDVKGALRRVIAK